In the Candidatus Kryptobacter tengchongensis genome, TGATTGAACTTGATCTTGAAATCCTCTCATAAAGATATGGAAAATGCTCCAGCCTTAACTCATCAACATCATCCCTTATTGAAGATCTAATCATATTTTCAAGCTCCCTTACATTCCCAGGCCAGCTATCGGTGAATTGATCTTTCTCAAAAGGTTTGGTCTAAAAGGAACACTTCAAAGTATTACTCCTAAGCCTAAACTTTAGAGAACTTTTTGTAAGAGTTCTTTGAACTTTCATTGACTTCGCAGATGAAATTTAATTTTAAAATTTTTTATGCATTCTGTGGGTGAAACCACCTTTTAAGAAAGAGGTATGGGCAGTGTTTAAAATTTTTAAAATAATCTCTTCTATTTCCCCTCTTTATCTTTTAGGAAGGGAACCAGGGGGATAAGTAAATTTTTACCCTTTTCAATTTCAAAGAAGAGTAATTAACATCTTGGCTTGATTTAGACTGTAAAATTTAAAAATCTTTCACACCTTAAACATGGGGGTTTACCAAAAATTTTTTAAAGAGAGTTGTTGTTGTGAGGCGTTGTCTCTAACTTTATAGTTTTCGCCGAATAATTTGTAATTCAATAATTGAAATAAAAATTAAATATGGAATGGGTCAGCAATAAGAATTAAAAACGATATTTTCATGGGTTTTTCCATAAAAATTTAGAAACCGAAGCTGATAACTGCTCCTGGGAAATATGTTAACTTATATGAGGCGATTTGATAAACTGGAACCGAGTTAGAATATTTAACATTTAGAAGTTCTCTCGGTTTATACAAAGTTAATGTTGCACCTATGGAGATATTATTTATTATCACAACCTGAATTGATCCATTTAAGAAGAAATAAGGCAAGAGCGGGGATGGTTGTTTTCCAGGTGGAACCGGTTGTTCATAATCAAATGTTAATCTAATGAAATAAAATCTAAATCCAAGTCCTAATTTTGCGCCAAAGAAAGATTTAACTTTAAAGAGGGGGTCATCAGGTTTAATAAAGATTGAATAATCATTTTGAACGGTTTTCGTCCAGTATCTAAAGCCTCCGATGCGTATTCCGATATACGGGTTGATATTAAAAGTTAGCGAGAGAGCATGCGGGACAAGGTAAGTTTTCGCAATTCCACCTTTAAATGGGTACCACCAGAAGCTTCCCATAACATCAATATAAAGGAATGGATAGGAGGTTTTAAGTTTTTTGAGAAGGAGTGAGTTAAGAAATTGATAAGTTGATACTGCTAAGTCGTTTACATTTTCAAATTCAGACAATATAAAATCATACTTCTTAAGTTTAGAGTTATCAAGGATAAAAATTTCAAATAGATTTTTCCCATCTGGATTTTTCCTGAAGGCGCCTGATATCAGGAAATCAAATTTAAGTTTTGAGGAGATATTTTTAAAATCCTCCTTAGAAATTGGTATGTTATTAAAGCCGATATTTTTTAATTTTTCTGCGGCGATATCCGGGTGGGTGACCTCAAAGTTAGCATTTCTGGATAGGTTTAAAGAGATATAATCGGATACAATAAAGAGTGATGGGTTGTTATATTCTAAATTGACGAATGGAAGAATGATTACATTTTTAATTTTATTTTGCGAATTTAAAATGTTGAGTATGGTTAAAACAAGCAGGGGAAGCAGTTTTTTATTCATGCTAAACTCCGTTAATTTATTTTTAGTTTAAAATTTTTAATGAAAGTTCACGGTATAATTCTGGGAATATCTAAAATTTACCTCCCTGAAATTTTTCGCATTGAGAATAACGGGATATTCATGTTGGTTTTATATTGAATTTTGCATATCTGTTTGCTATTTGACAGGTTCTTAACGTTATCATAAACGAAGTTTAAAAATTCATCAAGATAAATTATACCGTTTGCGTCATTGTCAGCTACACCGCTCAGGGCCTGTAGGACGGAGTAGGAAAAAAGGCTATGGTTAGCAAAATTTTTCCCAAACAATGATTTCTGTCCTTCTGATACGCTGGATATAATGATGGAATTCGGGATATTTTTAACAAGATCACTTAGTTTAGCAACGGTATTTTTATATGTTACAGGGAAAGAGGGTCCGAAAAATTTGTCAATTTTTTCAGTAGCGGGATTTATATCAAACATAAGAATAAAATTTTTATCCTGAGAGTAAGTTACGACATCCAGGATATTTTTTATATTAACTGCGGTTTCATCAAGTTTATCCGGGGATGATGAGGTTGTGAAAAGATATAAGTTTTCACCTTTTGAAATGATATAACCTGAGAAGAACAAAATAATGACATCGCCTTCATTTGAATTAGATATTATCTGGCTGATGGAATTTAGAATTTCGGTTCTGCTGGCTTGTTCATTTATCAAAGTTATAAGGTTATCCGGGTTAGTATTTGAAAATTTGGATATAGCAGATTTAATTGCCTGAGCATCGTTGGATGACGTTGGATAATTTAATGCTTTAATATTGTAGTATGATATGCCGAGAAAGAGTCCGTTGACAGTTGGGCATGTAACTTTGGTAAACTTTTCAGATAGGATATATTCAAGAGATGATGGGAAATAAATCATTGTGGAGTTAAAGTTCCCGTCTTGATCAATTGCTGTTAGTTTGACATATTTTGATGAGGCATTTTCGAGCAATTCATCGTAGTTGATAAAAAAAGAGAAGTCAGCGATATATAGATTTCCCTTGATGGGTCTCTGGTAGAACTTAATTTCGATTGAATCATATACTAAAATTTTTGAGATGCGGTTGGAAGATTTCACATTTCCTTCAATTTCGGCATAAAGCAAGTATTCATCTTCCTGTTCAGTTTCTTCTGTAAGAACTGAAGCTTTAGATACAGTGATCTGGGGTAGAATTTTAGGTGTTTTTAGTTTTATTTCCATTGATTTAGATGATGAGTTACCGAAGATATCGGATGTTTTAATCTCAATTGTTGTAACCTGATCTTTGGTGGTTTTTATTCTCTCATTAAATCTGTAAATATAATTTCTTTTAACTTTGAAAATTGGTTCACTTATTCTTTCAATTTTGATCTTGAGGTCATTCAGGTAGGCGTCTTGCACGGGGGCATCGGCGCAAATATAGCCGGTTATTGATATGGTGTCTGAGTCAGTTTCTAATTCAAGTATATTTTTTTGAATTGACTCTGGCAATGGTTCTGTAAGGGCAATTATTTCGGGTGATGACACAAGGCGGTGGATTTTTAAGTTCAGAATCGCTGAGTTTCCGTCTATGTCCTGGGCGGAGATCGTAATAATATTTTTTTGCTCTTTAGATTCAATTTGTTTAAGCTGGAGGGGATAAGAAAATGTGTAAATAAGTTTACCATCAGGGGTCAGGGTATCGGAAAGGGGTTTAAATGTTGCTGGTGTTTCACCAATTTTAACATTTGAGATCGGGATATCTGATAAAATATAACCATTGAGGTAAAATTCGTCCTGTGCGATCTGGATTGAAATATCGTTACCCGAGAGGGTACTTGTTTCATGGGTTATTAAAATTTGGGGTTTACCGTAATCAAGCTTAAAAAGGTGCAGGAATCCAAGGTAATCGCCCAAAAGGAGGAAGCGTGAATCGGGGCTTAGGGCAAGGCAGGAGAAAAATTCGGTTTTCTCGGGTTTATTAATTTTAAAGATTCGTTTGTATGGAATTAGTGTATTTAGATAAACGAAGTTTATAGTTTGATTTTTATCTAAAAAGACAAGCGTGGAGAGGTTTTCGGTGAGTGTAAAGGAGAATGGGGATACCACTCTTGCATCAAAGACAACTGGTTGAAAATCTGACGAGTGCACCAAAATTTTTTCAAGTTCAAGAAGGTAAATTTTACTGTTATAGGCACCGATCACAAGATATTTGTCATTTCTCGTAAGGCAAATTTTTGCAATATGTGTATAATTAAGTTTGTCAGGTAGATCAATTGAGGTGATAAACGATCCCGTTTGTGAATTTAAAAAGTATATTTTGTTCATTCCGTGCTGTATGATTGCGCTTATCCTGTTCCCTATGGCTGAGCCTACAATGATTTTTGATGAAGAGATATTTGAATTTTTAAAGTCGTTTTCATGGTAGTATTTAATTGTTTTACCTGATTCCTGTTTAATGATGGTCTGGGAAAAGATAAAAGGTAGATCTGAAGTTTCGGAGTAGATTTTAGAGAGATTTTTTGGATTGTAGATATCAATTTTTTTATGCCATGTCACCAAGAGATTGTTTTTAATTATTAATACAGAAGGGGCAAACTGGTTATATCCTGTTTCTGCAGGTGAGATGTCAAATGAGGATATTTCACGAGTTGCTTCCGTTTGCGGGAAATATGTTTTAATTTCATTTTTTAATGAGGTAGAAAAGAGAACTGAATCATTATAGACCGCCACTGAGAAGACAGGTGAAGTATGGATCTTTTGAGAGAGGATCAGTTTAAGCGATGCGGGTATCTGTGAAATCGCGTTATTCATCAGGAGTAAAATTATAAAAAGTATATACTCTGATATTTTGAAAATGTCATTCATTTTTTCCCCTGATTTTATTTTAGTTTAATTCTTTTACATAGCTTGAATCTGGTTTAATTTTTTTAATGATATACATATTAATTGGGTACTGGGGATCTTTGCCGGGTATTTTACCTACTCCGAGGATGCACACAAGGTTTCCTTTTATTGAATCTATTTTTGGTTCAATGTAGCCGAATTTTTGACCGAGGTCTGGTTCATCTTTCAAGAGTATAAAAGTTGCTTCTGCTGATGCGGTATCCTGTGGAGTAAGTTTTAGCGTCAGTTCATCTTTTTCTTTTCTAGCATTTTGAATTATGTTCTCAAGCTTTTGTCTAATTTTATTTCTGTAGTCGTAGCTATTGGAGATCAGCTGGGCGGTTAAGCTGATACTATTAATATCGTATATATCCCATCTTTCTATTGTAAATCCTTCTTTATAGCCGATGATTAGTGTATCTACTTCAATTTTTTCCTGCCAGCCCAGCTCTGGACTAAAAACCAAGCCTTTTCTTTTTTCTCTGACCTCGTAGATTGGTGTTGATTTATATTCCCCGAACCCGATCAACAGAATATTTCTTGATGGGTCTATCTTTATTAATACGGGATAATTTTTAAAATTTATGACATCATATTCAACGTTACCGATCAAGATCCTGGCATCTTTCCATTCATCTTGAGACCAGAAGTATAGTTTCATTATAAAGTTTTTTGCTCTATCATCATATGATATAACGCTTCCAATTAAATTTTCGGCGTAATCATTAATTTGGAAGTCAAAGCCTGCTGGGTCTACATCTGCCACTGGAAGCATAAAAATTTGTGGTTTGAATTGTTTATATTGTTTTTCGTTTTCAAATTTATAAGCAAATGTTTTTTTATATTCAGATGGGTCATCTTTAGGGTAGGGTCTTCTTATCTCTGGATGTTTTTTAATTAAATCGGTTATTTTACTTCTCAGTTTTAATTCTCTTAAAACTTTTATCCCATCATTGTAGAGAAGGGATTCTTTATTTTTGAGTTCTTCTGAAAGATATTTTATCATTGGTTGCCCCACGAGAGCGAGAAAATTGACATATTCACTTTTTTCAATAGCGAGGTCAATTAAAAATTTTGAAGCGGTCCGGTCTCCTTTCCTTGCAAGGATTACGGCAGAGCATGCGACATAGGGAATGAGCTCAGGTGTATATGGCTTAAGCCGGTAGAATATAAGGTTAGATGTTTGCTCTACAATTTTTTC is a window encoding:
- a CDS encoding Caspase domain-containing protein, which gives rise to MNDIFKISEYILFIILLLMNNAISQIPASLKLILSQKIHTSPVFSVAVYNDSVLFSTSLKNEIKTYFPQTEATREISSFDISPAETGYNQFAPSVLIIKNNLLVTWHKKIDIYNPKNLSKIYSETSDLPFIFSQTIIKQESGKTIKYYHENDFKNSNISSSKIIVGSAIGNRISAIIQHGMNKIYFLNSQTGSFITSIDLPDKLNYTHIAKICLTRNDKYLVIGAYNSKIYLLELEKILVHSSDFQPVVFDARVVSPFSFTLTENLSTLVFLDKNQTINFVYLNTLIPYKRIFKINKPEKTEFFSCLALSPDSRFLLLGDYLGFLHLFKLDYGKPQILITHETSTLSGNDISIQIAQDEFYLNGYILSDIPISNVKIGETPATFKPLSDTLTPDGKLIYTFSYPLQLKQIESKEQKNIITISAQDIDGNSAILNLKIHRLVSSPEIIALTEPLPESIQKNILELETDSDTISITGYICADAPVQDAYLNDLKIKIERISEPIFKVKRNYIYRFNERIKTTKDQVTTIEIKTSDIFGNSSSKSMEIKLKTPKILPQITVSKASVLTEETEQEDEYLLYAEIEGNVKSSNRISKILVYDSIEIKFYQRPIKGNLYIADFSFFINYDELLENASSKYVKLTAIDQDGNFNSTMIYFPSSLEYILSEKFTKVTCPTVNGLFLGISYYNIKALNYPTSSNDAQAIKSAISKFSNTNPDNLITLINEQASRTEILNSISQIISNSNEGDVIILFFSGYIISKGENLYLFTTSSSPDKLDETAVNIKNILDVVTYSQDKNFILMFDINPATEKIDKFFGPSFPVTYKNTVAKLSDLVKNIPNSIIISSVSEGQKSLFGKNFANHSLFSYSVLQALSGVADNDANGIIYLDEFLNFVYDNVKNLSNSKQICKIQYKTNMNIPLFSMRKISGR